In a genomic window of Streptomyces pristinaespiralis:
- a CDS encoding beta-ketoacyl synthase N-terminal-like domain-containing protein: MRALPGPVAVTAAAVLTPLADDLDGFTAALLAGRSAVTLHGEEEDTGALPAAALDGFDLASWAARHLAGDEVTAARLRKVAGRAALPARTAACVALRAVRDAHLTEEQLADGTALIVAGSNLALAHQAATVLGHDRAPGRLRASYALTHLDVDTVGAVSELTGIRGEGWALGGASASGTLALIQAARTVAAGWAERALVVAPVAELSPVETEALRRTGAMAHEHFRDEPARMCRPFDAARQGFVRGEGAAALVLEHPHAARRRGAPVLAEITGHGQRLDARRGTEPDADGQAAAMRAALATAGLEPADIDYVNAHGTGSVLGDTTEAASLTAVFGTRPSLRVNSTKPLTGHCLSAAGLIEAAATVAQLRAGTVHPNVNLERPDTAVPLAGRTAEHLPLRTALSNSFAFGGINASVVIRLPDPRP, translated from the coding sequence TCGCCGACGACCTGGACGGCTTCACCGCCGCCCTGCTCGCCGGCCGCAGCGCGGTGACCCTGCACGGCGAGGAGGAGGACACCGGCGCCCTGCCCGCAGCCGCCCTGGACGGCTTCGACCTGGCCTCCTGGGCCGCCCGGCACCTGGCCGGCGACGAGGTCACCGCGGCCCGGCTGCGCAAGGTCGCCGGCCGGGCCGCGCTGCCCGCCCGCACCGCCGCCTGCGTCGCGCTGCGCGCCGTGCGCGACGCGCACCTGACCGAGGAGCAACTCGCCGACGGCACCGCGCTGATCGTCGCCGGCAGCAACCTCGCCCTCGCCCACCAGGCGGCCACCGTCCTGGGCCACGACCGGGCACCCGGCCGGCTGCGCGCCTCCTACGCGCTGACCCACCTCGACGTGGACACGGTCGGCGCGGTCAGCGAACTCACCGGCATCCGCGGCGAGGGCTGGGCGCTGGGCGGCGCGTCCGCCAGCGGCACCCTCGCCCTGATCCAGGCCGCCCGTACCGTCGCCGCCGGCTGGGCCGAACGCGCCCTGGTCGTCGCCCCGGTCGCCGAACTGTCCCCGGTGGAGACCGAGGCGCTGCGCCGCACCGGGGCGATGGCCCACGAGCACTTCCGTGACGAACCCGCCCGCATGTGCCGGCCCTTCGACGCCGCACGGCAGGGCTTCGTCCGCGGCGAAGGGGCCGCCGCGCTCGTCCTGGAACACCCGCACGCCGCCCGCCGCCGCGGCGCCCCGGTCCTGGCCGAGATCACCGGGCACGGCCAGCGCCTGGACGCCCGGCGCGGCACCGAACCCGACGCCGACGGCCAGGCGGCCGCCATGCGCGCGGCCCTGGCCACCGCCGGCCTCGAGCCCGCCGACATCGACTACGTCAACGCGCACGGCACCGGCTCCGTCCTGGGCGACACCACCGAAGCGGCCTCCCTGACAGCGGTGTTCGGCACCCGCCCCTCGCTGCGCGTCAACTCCACCAAGCCGCTGACCGGCCACTGCCTGTCGGCGGCCGGCCTGATCGAGGCCGCCGCCACCGTCGCGCAACTACGGGCGGGCACCGTCCACCCCAACGTGAACCTGGAACGGCCCGACACCGCCGTCCCGCTGGCCGGCCGCACCGCCGAACACCTGCCGCTGCGCACCGCGCTCAGCAACAGCTTCGCCTTCGGCGGCATCAACGCCTCCGTGGTGATCCGCCTCCCCGACCCCCGGCCCTGA
- a CDS encoding hydroxymethylglutaryl-CoA synthase family protein: MKQVGIEAINAYCGETYIDVPTLFAARGLDDSRIGNLMMDRKSVALHCEDAVSFAVNAAKPLIDALTDSERDAIELLIVGTESGVDFGKSLATYVHDHLGLPRSCRLFETKQACYSGTAALQMAAATVAASPFEGTKALVISSDVARPVPHTYVEPSQGAGAVAMLVGDHPVVAAFDPGANGFHSYEVMDTCRPDPEAEAGDTDLSLLTYIDCLKGSFTDYARKVEGADFLDTFDLLAMHTPFPGMVKGAHRAALRKLKRGMAPQAVEDDFTTRLGPAIRYPQQVGNIYAGTVHLALASTIDHAVIDREHRVGVFSYGSGCASEFYSVTITPESRRAVRAMGIREALDARYELSMDEYDALLTATAELKFGMRDFTFDLDRFPQITKERFTGGRRLVLAAVRDYHREYVWLDGAAR; encoded by the coding sequence ATGAAGCAGGTCGGCATCGAAGCCATCAACGCCTACTGCGGTGAGACCTACATCGACGTGCCGACCCTGTTCGCGGCCCGCGGCCTCGACGACAGCCGGATCGGCAACCTGATGATGGACCGCAAGAGCGTCGCACTGCACTGCGAGGACGCCGTGTCCTTCGCCGTCAACGCCGCCAAACCCCTCATCGACGCACTCACCGACAGCGAACGCGACGCGATCGAACTGCTCATCGTCGGCACCGAGTCGGGCGTCGACTTCGGCAAGTCACTGGCCACCTACGTCCACGACCACCTCGGACTGCCGCGCAGCTGCCGCCTGTTCGAGACCAAGCAGGCCTGCTACAGCGGCACCGCCGCCCTCCAGATGGCCGCCGCCACCGTCGCCGCCAGCCCCTTCGAGGGCACCAAGGCCCTGGTCATCAGCAGCGACGTGGCCCGCCCCGTCCCGCACACCTACGTCGAACCCAGCCAGGGCGCGGGCGCGGTGGCCATGCTCGTCGGCGACCACCCCGTCGTCGCCGCCTTCGACCCGGGCGCCAACGGCTTCCACTCCTACGAGGTCATGGACACCTGCCGCCCCGACCCCGAGGCCGAGGCCGGCGACACCGACCTGTCCCTGCTGACCTATATCGACTGCCTCAAGGGCTCCTTCACCGACTACGCCCGCAAGGTCGAGGGCGCCGACTTCCTCGACACCTTCGACCTGCTCGCCATGCACACCCCCTTCCCCGGCATGGTCAAGGGCGCCCACCGGGCCGCCCTGCGGAAACTGAAGCGCGGCATGGCCCCCCAGGCCGTCGAGGACGACTTCACCACCCGCCTCGGCCCGGCGATCCGCTACCCGCAGCAGGTCGGCAACATCTACGCCGGCACCGTCCACCTCGCCCTCGCCTCCACCATCGACCACGCCGTCATCGACCGCGAACACCGCGTCGGCGTCTTCTCCTACGGCTCCGGCTGCGCCTCCGAGTTCTACAGCGTCACCATCACCCCCGAATCCCGGCGCGCCGTGCGCGCCATGGGCATCCGCGAGGCCCTCGACGCCCGCTACGAGCTGAGCATGGACGAGTACGACGCCCTGCTCACCGCCACCGCGGAACTCAAGTTCGGCATGCGGGACTTCACCTTCGACCTCGACCGCTTCCCGCAGATCACCAAGGAACGCTTCACCGGCGGCCGCCGCCTCGTGCTGGCCGCGGTGCGCGACTACCACCGCGAGTACGTGTGGCTCGACGGAGCCGCCCGATGA
- a CDS encoding polyketide synthase translates to MTTHATSAATPVVRLSREGPLAVVTLDDAEGRNTFSPALTAQLVDCVERAAADPGTRAVLVEGRPELFCAGGTQRELVNFARGDATFDTDDFFRVFARCPLPVIASLQGHAIGGGLVLALYADFAVFSERSLYAGNFMRYGFTPGMGATHLFPARFGRELGTEMLYTARNYRGAELRECGAPVRVVPHADVPRTARELARSVCGPPRTSVELLKQEMAAPLLAATTEAIAREAALHRTSFRLPEVLDRIEAAYGDTGR, encoded by the coding sequence ATGACCACCCACGCGACCAGCGCCGCCACGCCCGTCGTACGGCTGAGCAGGGAAGGACCCCTCGCCGTCGTCACCCTCGACGACGCCGAAGGACGCAACACCTTCTCGCCCGCCCTGACCGCACAACTCGTCGACTGCGTCGAACGCGCCGCCGCCGACCCCGGGACCCGCGCCGTCCTGGTCGAAGGCCGCCCCGAACTGTTCTGCGCCGGCGGCACCCAGCGCGAACTGGTCAACTTCGCCCGCGGCGACGCCACCTTCGACACCGACGACTTCTTCCGCGTCTTCGCCCGCTGCCCGCTGCCGGTCATCGCCTCCCTCCAGGGGCACGCCATCGGCGGCGGCCTCGTCCTCGCCCTCTACGCCGACTTCGCCGTCTTCAGCGAACGCTCCCTGTACGCGGGCAACTTCATGCGCTACGGATTCACTCCCGGCATGGGCGCCACCCACCTCTTCCCGGCCCGCTTCGGCCGCGAACTGGGCACCGAGATGCTCTACACCGCCCGCAACTACCGCGGCGCCGAACTCCGCGAATGCGGCGCCCCCGTCCGCGTCGTGCCCCACGCGGACGTCCCGCGCACCGCACGGGAGCTGGCCCGGTCCGTGTGCGGGCCCCCGCGCACCTCGGTCGAACTCCTCAAACAGGAAATGGCCGCACCGCTGCTGGCCGCCACCACCGAGGCGATCGCCCGAGAGGCCGCCCTGCACCGCACCTCCTTCCGGCTGCCCGAGGTGCTCGACCGCATCGAAGCCGCATACGGCGACACCGGCCGCTGA
- a CDS encoding enoyl-CoA hydratase/isomerase family protein codes for MTAVTLTRARGVIRARLDEPERRNAITPLLLDNLHAALDAAETDTGCRVLVLSASGDDFCAGTDLSGGVPDTLPDPGDTGELPYWRLLERLTATPVVTVALVDGHAHAGGVGLAAACDLVIAGPRARFRLTEALVGLVPAMAWPFVARRTGEQRAFTATLLAEDLDAAAAHACGLADQATDDAEGALRSTLVRLSRVDRSTTGALKTWRTRLFPRDEHLGTDAAHTFLTRLTDPHVHRLLGRVTAPERAA; via the coding sequence ATGACCGCCGTGACCCTCACCCGCGCCCGCGGCGTCATCCGCGCCCGCCTCGACGAGCCCGAACGCCGCAACGCCATCACCCCCCTGCTCCTGGACAACCTCCACGCCGCCCTGGACGCCGCCGAGACGGACACCGGCTGCCGCGTCCTGGTCCTGTCCGCGAGCGGCGACGACTTCTGCGCCGGGACCGACCTGTCGGGCGGCGTGCCCGACACCCTGCCCGACCCCGGCGACACCGGAGAACTCCCGTACTGGCGGCTCCTCGAACGCCTCACCGCCACGCCCGTCGTCACCGTCGCCCTCGTCGACGGCCACGCCCACGCCGGCGGTGTGGGACTGGCCGCCGCCTGCGACCTGGTCATCGCCGGCCCCCGCGCCCGCTTCCGGCTCACCGAGGCCCTCGTCGGCCTCGTGCCCGCCATGGCCTGGCCGTTCGTGGCCCGCCGCACCGGAGAACAACGCGCCTTCACCGCCACCCTGCTCGCCGAGGACCTCGACGCCGCCGCCGCCCACGCCTGCGGCCTCGCCGACCAGGCCACCGACGACGCCGAAGGCGCCCTGCGCAGCACCCTGGTCCGCCTCAGCCGCGTCGACCGGTCCACCACCGGTGCGCTCAAGACCTGGCGGACACGGCTGTTCCCCCGCGACGAACACCTCGGCACCGACGCCGCACACACCTTCCTCACCCGCCTCACCGACCCCCACGTCCACCGGCTCCTCGGCCGCGTCACCGCCCCGGAGCGTGCCGCATGA